One window of Methanomassiliicoccales archaeon genomic DNA carries:
- a CDS encoding Lrp/AsnC family transcriptional regulator: MVIAYILVTSREPPSCNSFNVRDQLLKLDIVKEAHVVFGQYDLIVKAEISNLDDLKKLIFEDIRSNECVQTTTTLSVIP, from the coding sequence ATGGTTATTGCATACATATTGGTGACCTCCCGCGAACCTCCTTCCTGCAACTCGTTCAACGTTAGAGATCAGCTTCTCAAGTTGGACATCGTCAAGGAAGCCCACGTGGTATTCGGGCAGTACGATCTTATCGTCAAGGCTGAGATCTCAAATCTGGATGATCTGAAGAAGCTCATCTTCGAGGATATCCGTTCCAATGAGTGCGTTCAGACGACGACCACCCTTTCAGTCATTCCGTGA
- a CDS encoding nitroreductase family protein has protein sequence MPPSSEIEPDRVYSKPSKSFDECVDARTSVRKYKPDALSDYIINETLKIGNRAPSAGNLQARDFIIVVDKEKKKALASAAFGQKFLAEAPAVIVCCANMSKIETQYQDRGKELYVLQDVASSVSYMELYLVSKGYGSCWVGCFDEAIVSEILKLPDHVRPIVLLTVGKPGRDRRSKPGRVDIKQLTHREKW, from the coding sequence ATGCCACCATCATCCGAGATAGAACCAGATAGGGTGTACTCCAAACCATCTAAAAGCTTCGATGAATGCGTGGATGCACGCACTTCGGTGAGGAAGTACAAGCCTGACGCGCTCTCGGATTATATCATAAACGAGACTTTGAAAATCGGCAATAGAGCACCTTCAGCGGGCAACCTGCAGGCGAGAGATTTCATCATCGTGGTCGACAAGGAGAAGAAGAAGGCCCTCGCGAGCGCAGCCTTTGGCCAGAAATTCCTGGCCGAAGCTCCGGCGGTGATCGTTTGTTGTGCGAACATGTCAAAGATCGAGACCCAATATCAGGACCGGGGGAAGGAGCTGTACGTGCTGCAGGATGTCGCCTCCTCTGTCTCTTACATGGAGCTGTATCTTGTGAGCAAGGGTTACGGAAGCTGCTGGGTAGGGTGCTTCGATGAAGCCATTGTTTCAGAGATCCTTAAACTTCCTGATCATGTAAGACCGATCGTCCTGTTGACAGTGGGCAAACCTGGTAGGGATAGAAGGTCGAAACCAGGGAGGGTGGATATCAAGCAACTGACCCATAGGGAAAAGTGGTGA
- a CDS encoding DUF5305 domain-containing protein has translation MSSINDLSKLANDYFLRIFHTRISEKDVFFIVDSGTVYQFAIDGENEVSAQDS, from the coding sequence TTGAGTTCCATCAATGACCTGAGCAAACTGGCGAATGACTACTTCCTGAGGATATTCCACACCAGGATCTCAGAAAAAGACGTGTTCTTCATTGTAGACAGCGGAACCGTCTACCAGTTCGCGATCGACGGTGAAAACGAGGTATCCGCTCAAGACAGTTGA
- a CDS encoding carboxymuconolactone decarboxylase family protein, producing MTDTMEPIEENEQDSVVKERLEKIRKVYGFTPLVSEVLSERGDIFIPFTDLTASVFFRPKHLDQKTVELAAISSAAALASEHCLGVHIEQAKSLGVTEEEIFEAMMVGSMMSMNRSQSIAFRKFKDSRSREE from the coding sequence ATGACCGACACTATGGAACCTATCGAGGAGAATGAACAGGATTCGGTAGTAAAGGAAAGGCTGGAGAAGATCAGGAAAGTATACGGTTTTACACCCCTGGTGTCCGAGGTCCTCTCTGAACGGGGCGATATTTTCATTCCATTCACGGATCTCACTGCGAGCGTATTCTTCAGACCTAAGCACCTGGACCAGAAGACCGTCGAGCTGGCGGCGATAAGCAGCGCTGCCGCGCTGGCAAGCGAGCACTGTCTCGGTGTCCACATCGAGCAGGCCAAGAGTCTCGGAGTCACCGAGGAGGAGATCTTCGAGGCCATGATGGTGGGCTCCATGATGTCCATGAATCGGAGCCAGTCGATCGCTTTCAGGAAGTTCAAGGATTCTCGATCGAGAGAGGAATAA
- a CDS encoding ABC transporter ATP-binding protein, whose product MPIISCKDLTKTYITGNIRVEALRGITLEIKKGEMVAIMGPSGCGKTTLLNCLSGLDEVTSGKIWVEDIDLTTLDDNQKTNFRANRMGFVFQFYNLLPVLSATENVELPLLICGSKDNEARSRAQQLLDRVGLKERATQRPAALSGGERQRVAIARALVNNPAIVFADEPTGDLDKKTAEGVVSLLRQLNKEQEQTFVLVTHDPEVGASCDRIIHMRDGLIMNDGGTDGISQKIEETG is encoded by the coding sequence ATGCCCATCATCAGTTGTAAAGACCTTACAAAGACCTACATCACAGGCAATATCCGAGTGGAAGCCCTGAGAGGGATCACTCTGGAGATCAAGAAAGGGGAGATGGTGGCCATCATGGGCCCCTCCGGATGCGGAAAGACCACCCTCCTGAACTGCCTATCCGGCCTTGATGAGGTTACCTCTGGGAAGATCTGGGTAGAGGACATCGACCTTACCACACTCGACGACAATCAGAAGACTAATTTCCGTGCCAACCGAATGGGTTTCGTTTTTCAATTCTACAATCTGCTGCCTGTGCTCTCAGCTACCGAAAACGTGGAGCTTCCCCTGCTAATATGTGGGTCCAAGGACAACGAGGCCCGGAGTAGGGCCCAGCAACTACTTGACCGGGTCGGTCTGAAGGAAAGGGCGACACAGCGACCAGCCGCCCTCTCTGGTGGAGAAAGGCAAAGGGTCGCCATTGCCCGTGCCCTGGTAAATAATCCCGCAATCGTGTTCGCCGATGAGCCCACCGGTGATCTGGACAAGAAAACAGCAGAAGGTGTTGTCTCACTGCTCAGGCAGTTGAACAAGGAGCAGGAGCAGACCTTTGTCCTCGTCACCCACGACCCCGAGGTAGGAGCAAGCTGCGATAGGATCATCCACATGAGGGACGGACTCATAATGAACGATGGCGGAACGGACGGGATATCTCAGAAAATCGAAGAAACGGGGTGA
- a CDS encoding FtsX-like permease family protein, giving the protein MTRLSMAIVSLILVILFIDALLMLSFPDALLVGIALIVVFILIDARWNRVLFLMGRRNILRRKGTTALVVCGLMVGTAIISASFVVGDTLDNMIVGETTKGSAGVDFVIESPGEQGTRLFNDTVMTSLEDDLLGIDNVQFVQSFVESSASVLDNETQLSNADVRFMGLTPGLLSSYSLVDQSGEQISSVPNEGEAYINGKLATELDAAQGDHLTLFTGNTSLNLVVQRIAKYEQLGSFDLEPHVYLDLGTAQNLTGHPDHKNILFVSLGSHQISDIDKAREDINSTLQTYQVEGFKITEDKQQSIEDGLENMATYTSLFFMLGSFSVIAGIVLIANIFTMLGEERKSEMGISRAIGMKRSHLIRVFTYEGMLYAAMAAGIGTLAGLALAYVLVSMAAGVFNLGDFPLAEYFTFTPFSLAIAYLIGFLLTLLVVYIATRRISTLNIVRAIRNIPEPPLARNDRRSLMMGIVLCLGGAALVIMGVLMESQLFCMGGLSCVTISLGFLHRELLGDRIAWNMAAIATLIIWLPLPFEIFPYEGFIELFVLAGIFMVSAALILVMFNSNGIIWFFTKILRARKGYRAVIKTAISYPLKSKFRTALSVFIFGLVIFTVTTLSVMSGILGVGIPKMAAETSGGFDIIAFTNPSTPLEEGLWDYTNTSSSFLDGANITNVVSLDSGRGLMNSLVETSSGEFIRNETPYNILGFESTLITEGKYWLADWNKDRFASEKEVWDAVLADTSLVIVDGSMLISEMSDFMPGPRAEIGDEISVTTSNGTYSFTVVGIMKQPVLTGMFVSHEFTGQSMNIRYSGVYLIKIEEGLDVDRQAALLEREFLAYGMQTIPVDTVAKEIVQQINGVFTLFRAFLGLGLIIGISGLGIITIRSIRERRLEIGMMRAIGYTKRMVVTNFALESSFISFLGIVLGSLLGISVGYTVYLEAFQEIGYDFVIPWGEIIIVGIGAFLATLLSVFPAARGASKVSPAEVLRFE; this is encoded by the coding sequence GTGACGCGCTTGAGTATGGCCATCGTTTCCCTTATTCTCGTCATACTCTTCATCGACGCACTTCTCATGCTTTCCTTTCCCGACGCCCTATTGGTTGGGATAGCCCTGATAGTCGTATTCATTCTGATCGATGCCCGCTGGAATCGAGTTCTCTTCCTGATGGGAAGGCGCAACATCCTCAGGAGGAAGGGCACAACTGCTCTCGTGGTGTGCGGGCTCATGGTGGGAACCGCAATAATCTCGGCATCGTTCGTGGTGGGAGACACCCTGGACAACATGATCGTAGGGGAGACGACCAAGGGAAGCGCTGGGGTAGACTTCGTGATCGAATCTCCAGGTGAGCAAGGCACTAGGCTATTCAATGACACTGTCATGACCTCGCTCGAGGATGACCTCTTAGGCATCGACAATGTCCAATTCGTCCAATCTTTCGTGGAGTCTTCCGCTAGCGTGCTCGACAACGAGACCCAGCTCTCCAATGCGGATGTACGATTCATGGGGCTTACCCCTGGTCTTCTATCGTCCTATAGCCTCGTCGATCAGAGCGGAGAGCAGATCTCCAGCGTGCCTAATGAAGGGGAGGCGTATATCAATGGGAAGCTCGCCACCGAATTGGACGCAGCACAGGGGGATCACCTTACACTGTTCACCGGGAACACTAGTTTGAACCTCGTTGTTCAGCGCATAGCAAAGTATGAGCAGCTGGGCAGCTTTGATCTCGAACCCCATGTATACCTGGACCTGGGCACCGCGCAGAATCTCACCGGTCACCCTGATCATAAGAACATACTGTTCGTTTCGCTAGGAAGCCATCAGATATCCGATATCGACAAGGCCAGAGAGGACATCAACTCGACCTTGCAGACATACCAGGTGGAAGGGTTCAAGATCACTGAGGACAAGCAGCAATCGATCGAAGATGGGTTGGAGAACATGGCCACCTATACCAGCCTCTTCTTCATGCTAGGGTCCTTCTCCGTCATAGCCGGCATCGTTCTCATTGCCAACATCTTCACCATGCTGGGAGAGGAGCGAAAGAGCGAGATGGGCATTTCCCGGGCCATTGGCATGAAGAGGTCCCACCTTATTCGTGTGTTCACCTATGAGGGGATGCTGTATGCGGCCATGGCCGCGGGGATTGGCACTCTAGCTGGGCTTGCGCTTGCCTATGTTCTCGTTTCCATGGCCGCAGGCGTCTTCAACCTCGGCGACTTCCCACTTGCCGAGTACTTCACCTTCACTCCCTTCTCGCTGGCAATAGCGTATCTCATAGGCTTCCTGCTCACCCTCTTGGTGGTCTACATCGCGACCAGGAGGATATCCACACTCAACATCGTGAGGGCGATTAGGAACATACCCGAGCCACCTCTGGCCCGCAATGATCGCAGGAGCCTAATGATGGGAATAGTACTCTGCTTGGGCGGAGCTGCCTTGGTCATCATGGGGGTGCTTATGGAGTCGCAGCTGTTCTGCATGGGCGGTCTATCTTGCGTAACGATATCCCTTGGATTCCTGCACAGGGAGTTGCTGGGGGACAGGATAGCATGGAACATGGCGGCTATAGCCACACTGATCATCTGGCTTCCCCTGCCCTTTGAGATCTTTCCTTACGAGGGGTTCATCGAGCTCTTCGTCCTGGCTGGAATCTTCATGGTGAGCGCAGCCCTCATACTGGTGATGTTCAACTCCAACGGCATCATCTGGTTCTTCACCAAGATCTTGAGGGCGAGGAAAGGGTACCGGGCGGTGATCAAGACAGCCATATCGTACCCGCTCAAGTCGAAGTTCCGCACCGCCCTGAGCGTTTTCATCTTTGGCCTGGTGATCTTCACTGTCACCACCCTATCCGTGATGTCAGGCATCCTGGGTGTGGGCATCCCCAAGATGGCCGCTGAGACCTCCGGGGGGTTCGACATCATCGCCTTCACCAACCCATCCACGCCTCTGGAGGAAGGACTATGGGATTACACCAACACATCCTCCTCGTTCCTTGACGGAGCGAACATCACCAACGTGGTATCGTTGGATTCTGGAAGAGGCTTGATGAACAGTCTAGTAGAGACCTCTTCTGGCGAATTCATACGCAATGAAACACCCTATAATATCTTGGGTTTCGAAAGCACCTTGATAACCGAGGGTAAATACTGGCTGGCAGACTGGAACAAGGACAGATTCGCCTCGGAAAAGGAGGTGTGGGATGCCGTACTGGCCGATACCAGTCTGGTGATCGTCGACGGAAGCATGCTGATAAGCGAGATGTCCGACTTCATGCCTGGACCCCGAGCTGAGATCGGGGACGAGATCTCGGTAACGACATCCAATGGAACATATTCCTTCACTGTCGTGGGCATCATGAAGCAGCCTGTTTTGACCGGCATGTTCGTCAGTCATGAGTTCACAGGGCAAAGTATGAACATCCGCTATTCTGGAGTGTACCTGATCAAAATTGAGGAGGGTCTGGATGTGGATAGGCAGGCAGCCTTGCTGGAGAGAGAGTTCCTCGCCTACGGGATGCAGACCATTCCGGTGGACACCGTGGCCAAAGAGATCGTTCAGCAGATCAACGGCGTGTTCACCCTGTTCAGGGCGTTCCTCGGTCTAGGTTTGATCATAGGAATCTCTGGTCTGGGGATCATCACAATACGCTCCATTCGTGAAAGAAGGCTGGAGATAGGAATGATGCGCGCCATCGGCTACACCAAGAGGATGGTGGTCACTAACTTCGCCCTGGAATCCTCGTTCATCTCCTTCTTGGGTATCGTTCTGGGCTCTCTCTTAGGGATATCCGTGGGCTACACTGTGTATTTGGAGGCATTCCAGGAGATCGGATATGATTTTGTCATTCCCTGGGGAGAGATCATCATTGTGGGCATCGGAGCGTTCCTAGCAACTCTGCTGAGCGTCTTTCCGGCCGCCAGGGGAGCAAGCAAGGTCAGTCCCGCTGAGGTGTTGAGGTTCGAGTAA
- a CDS encoding MFS transporter, translated as MAPLDSTIVSVSLPTIAQDLSMDYAEIIWVPTAYLLALSVLILTMGRFSDIRGRKPVFVGGFLIFVLGSLLCSLSQTGAELIVFRIMQGIGAAFIGATATAIVTDVFPKEERGKALGVNVMAVYVGLSLGPPLGGILTHAFGWQSIFYINIPIGILVIALAMIIMRESKLETGRERFDVAGLVLFSVALSTLLVELTLGEQWGWIGLESVMLILISGLCWIGFILVERRMGQRALLDLRLFTHNRLFAYANLSALLNYASYFGVSFMISFYLQQVLDLTVLEAGTILLTMPVTMAVLSPFAGWLSDKLGSRSLASGGMFIIAFGLLWLSFIGLSSPVWFVVMGLVIIGLGMGMFSSPNTSAVMGSVERRQLGVASGTVATMRFVGQSMSLAIMGAIVASIAGMASLSGLFSGLPMDIGIDASAFVEGLRAAFLVSAGIAMIGGFTSLARGKKV; from the coding sequence ATGGCACCTCTGGACAGCACCATCGTGAGTGTCTCGCTCCCCACCATCGCCCAGGATCTGAGCATGGACTACGCCGAGATCATCTGGGTGCCCACTGCGTACCTGCTTGCCCTCTCAGTGTTGATCCTGACCATGGGGCGGTTCTCGGACATCCGGGGCAGGAAACCGGTGTTCGTGGGCGGATTCTTGATATTCGTTCTCGGCTCGCTGCTCTGCAGCCTCTCCCAGACCGGTGCAGAGCTGATCGTTTTCCGGATCATGCAGGGGATAGGGGCGGCGTTCATCGGGGCCACCGCCACCGCCATCGTGACCGACGTGTTCCCCAAAGAGGAGAGGGGTAAGGCACTGGGGGTCAATGTGATGGCAGTCTATGTCGGGCTTTCCCTCGGTCCCCCGTTGGGAGGCATCCTCACCCACGCCTTCGGATGGCAGTCGATCTTCTACATCAACATCCCCATCGGGATCCTGGTGATTGCCCTGGCCATGATCATCATGAGGGAATCGAAGCTCGAGACCGGCCGGGAGCGATTCGATGTGGCCGGGCTTGTCCTGTTCTCTGTGGCTCTTTCTACTCTCCTTGTGGAGCTGACCCTGGGGGAGCAGTGGGGGTGGATCGGCTTGGAGAGCGTGATGCTGATCCTGATCTCGGGGCTGTGCTGGATCGGATTCATCCTCGTCGAGAGGAGGATGGGGCAACGGGCCCTCCTGGATCTGAGGCTCTTCACCCACAACAGACTGTTCGCGTACGCCAACCTCTCCGCCCTTCTGAACTACGCCTCCTACTTCGGGGTCTCCTTCATGATCTCCTTCTACCTGCAGCAGGTGCTTGACCTGACCGTCCTGGAGGCCGGCACCATCCTTCTGACCATGCCGGTCACGATGGCCGTTCTCTCCCCCTTCGCCGGGTGGCTCTCTGATAAGCTGGGGTCAAGATCTCTCGCTTCCGGTGGGATGTTCATAATCGCCTTCGGGCTGCTATGGTTGAGCTTCATCGGGCTCTCTTCTCCAGTGTGGTTCGTGGTGATGGGGCTCGTCATCATCGGCCTGGGGATGGGGATGTTCTCCTCCCCCAACACCAGCGCGGTCATGGGCTCGGTCGAGAGGAGGCAACTCGGGGTGGCATCGGGGACCGTCGCCACCATGCGGTTCGTGGGTCAGTCGATGAGCCTGGCCATCATGGGTGCGATCGTGGCCAGCATCGCGGGGATGGCAAGCCTCTCCGGTCTGTTCTCGGGTCTTCCCATGGATATCGGTATCGACGCATCAGCATTCGTCGAGGGGCTCAGGGCTGCGTTCCTGGTGTCAGCTGGGATAGCGATGATTGGGGGGTTCACCTCCCTGGCACGGGGGAAGAAGGTCTAG